The Candidatus Methylomirabilota bacterium genome window below encodes:
- a CDS encoding YaiI/YqxD family protein: MQIWVDADACPQVIKEILFRAAERAQVLTTLVANAPLRTPPSPFIRSVRVARGFDVADHRIVQEVQPGDLVITADIPLAAEVIARGAHALDPRGELYSEDNVRERLAMRNLMQELRSTGAVLGGPAPFDQSDRQLFANHLDHFLRRDRPA; encoded by the coding sequence GTGCAGATCTGGGTAGACGCGGATGCGTGCCCGCAAGTCATCAAGGAGATCCTGTTCCGGGCCGCCGAGCGCGCGCAGGTCCTGACGACGCTGGTCGCGAACGCGCCGCTCCGCACCCCGCCGTCACCCTTCATCAGGAGCGTCCGGGTGGCGAGGGGCTTCGACGTGGCCGACCACCGCATCGTGCAGGAAGTCCAGCCCGGGGACTTAGTGATCACGGCCGACATACCCCTGGCCGCCGAAGTGATCGCGCGCGGTGCGCACGCGCTCGATCCGCGAGGAGAGCTCTACTCGGAGGACAATGTCCGTGAGCGCCTCGCCATGCGCAACCTCATGCAGGAGCTGCGCTCGACCGGTGCTGTCCTCGGCGGGCCGGCGCCGTTCGACCAGAGCGACCGGCAGCTCTTCGCCAATCACCTCGACCACTTCCTGAGAAGGGATCGACCCGCGTAA
- a CDS encoding amino acid ABC transporter substrate-binding protein, with translation MTPIRTLAGALGVLLLAGAVPAWANHRPNNEALIGGAISQTGRYAEPASRQVNSIKMWVDEVNARGGLLGHKVRLILLDDKSDTQTSIKLYEKLITEDKVDLILGPYSSGITEAVTNVTERYKMPFVAYGAASSPIWEKGRRYIFNIVAVAEDYQKGAVHLAKQIGVKKAAIIGEDSLFPRQAGKGAKDWAKQLGIEIVIEENYPLKQTDFTALLQKIKAAGAEAVFSNSYFADSAAQLRQMHEQNMNFKLYCSTIGPALPNFPEQLGATAEYVLGFSQWEPLPKILKHPGMEEYIANYEKRFGEKPNYHAGTAYGALQVTEAAVKKAGGFDSEKLREALATIEVQTVFGRYKVDAKGMNAHEGITFQVLRGQRRVVWPEKWAETKAELPMPEWSKR, from the coding sequence GTGACGCCGATCCGGACTCTCGCGGGCGCGCTGGGGGTGCTGCTCCTGGCCGGCGCCGTCCCGGCCTGGGCTAACCACCGCCCGAACAACGAGGCGCTCATCGGCGGCGCGATCTCCCAGACCGGGCGCTACGCCGAGCCGGCGAGTCGCCAGGTCAACTCGATCAAGATGTGGGTCGACGAGGTGAACGCCCGCGGCGGCCTGCTGGGTCACAAGGTCCGCCTCATCCTGCTCGACGACAAGTCCGACACCCAGACCAGTATCAAGCTCTACGAGAAGCTGATCACCGAGGACAAGGTCGACCTGATCCTGGGTCCGTACTCGAGCGGCATCACCGAGGCGGTCACCAACGTCACCGAACGCTACAAGATGCCGTTCGTGGCCTATGGGGCGGCGTCCAGCCCCATCTGGGAGAAGGGGCGGCGTTACATCTTCAACATCGTCGCCGTCGCCGAGGACTACCAGAAGGGCGCGGTGCACCTCGCCAAGCAGATCGGCGTGAAGAAGGCGGCCATCATCGGCGAGGACAGCCTCTTCCCACGCCAGGCCGGCAAGGGCGCCAAGGACTGGGCCAAGCAGCTCGGCATCGAGATCGTGATCGAGGAGAACTATCCGCTGAAGCAGACCGACTTCACCGCGCTGCTCCAGAAGATCAAGGCGGCCGGCGCTGAGGCGGTCTTCTCCAACAGCTACTTCGCGGATTCGGCCGCCCAGCTCCGCCAGATGCACGAGCAGAACATGAACTTCAAGCTGTACTGCAGCACGATCGGCCCAGCGCTGCCGAACTTCCCGGAGCAGCTCGGCGCGACGGCCGAGTACGTGCTCGGCTTCAGCCAGTGGGAGCCGCTGCCCAAGATCCTCAAGCACCCGGGTATGGAGGAGTATATCGCGAACTACGAGAAGCGCTTTGGCGAGAAGCCCAACTACCACGCCGGCACGGCCTACGGCGCCTTGCAGGTAACCGAGGCCGCTGTCAAGAAGGCGGGCGGCTTCGACAGCGAGAAGCTGCGCGAGGCGCTGGCCACGATCGAGGTGCAGACGGTCTTCGGCCGCTACAAGGTGGACGCCAAGGGCATGAACGCCCACGAGGGCATCACCTTCCAGGTCCTCAGGGGCCAGCGCCGCGTGGTGTGGCCGGAGAAGTGGGCGGAGACGAAGGCCGAGCTGCCGATGCCAGAGTGGAGCAAG
- a CDS encoding ABC transporter substrate-binding protein, with protein MVAVFHRIVGRRYLVTTRPLALVLAALLAIVTAPPSATPAPPPGKVLRIGLLYGIRPTFEPASNPVDRALVDGLRASGYELGRNVTIEFRSAQGNPERLPELAAELVRLKVDILVTVGTGPTLAAREATQTIPIVVVGFADLVAAGIVASLARPGGNITGVSVNAAEISAKRVQLLQEAVPKLSRVAVLWNSNLIGMMLSFQQIEMAAPSRGVTVQSVRVSSSDDFDRAFAAMSRERPGGLIVLFGPMRGNDLPRIVEFVTRTRLPAIFEVGQGVRGGGLMEFGPSLPDLARHVGAYVDKIANGARPGDLPVEEPTRFELVINLKAARTLGLTIPPSLLLRADRVVE; from the coding sequence ATGGTCGCGGTGTTCCATCGCATTGTCGGGAGGAGATACCTTGTGACCACCAGGCCGCTCGCACTCGTACTGGCCGCGCTGCTTGCCATCGTCACGGCACCGCCGTCGGCGACGCCCGCGCCTCCGCCAGGCAAGGTTCTGCGCATCGGGCTGCTTTACGGTATTCGGCCGACGTTCGAGCCGGCTTCGAATCCCGTTGATCGCGCACTGGTGGACGGGCTCCGCGCGAGCGGGTACGAGCTGGGGCGCAACGTCACGATCGAGTTCCGAAGCGCCCAGGGAAATCCGGAGCGGCTCCCCGAGCTGGCCGCCGAGCTCGTGCGGCTCAAGGTCGATATCCTGGTTACCGTGGGTACGGGGCCGACCTTGGCCGCGCGGGAGGCCACCCAGACCATTCCGATCGTGGTGGTCGGCTTCGCCGATCTGGTGGCTGCCGGCATCGTCGCCAGTCTGGCGCGCCCTGGAGGCAACATCACCGGGGTGAGCGTGAACGCCGCCGAGATCAGCGCCAAGCGCGTGCAGCTGCTCCAGGAGGCAGTGCCGAAGCTCTCGCGCGTGGCGGTGCTCTGGAACTCGAACTTGATAGGGATGATGCTCAGCTTTCAGCAGATCGAGATGGCAGCGCCGAGTCGTGGGGTGACCGTGCAGTCTGTCCGCGTGTCAAGCTCCGACGACTTCGACCGGGCGTTTGCGGCAATGAGCCGGGAGCGGCCCGGCGGGCTCATCGTGCTGTTTGGACCCATGCGGGGCAACGACTTGCCCCGGATCGTCGAGTTCGTTACCCGTACGCGGCTGCCTGCGATCTTCGAAGTTGGGCAGGGGGTCAGAGGGGGCGGCCTCATGGAGTTTGGCCCGAGCCTGCCGGATCTCGCGCGCCATGTCGGGGCCTACGTCGACAAGATCGCGAATGGAGCCCGGCCAGGCGACCTACCCGTAGAAGAGCCCACCAGATTCGAGCTGGTCATCAACCTCAAAGCCGCCCGGACGCTGGGGCTCACCATTCCGCCGTCGCTGCTGCTGCGCGCCGATCGCGTCGTCGAATAG